In Janthinobacterium sp. 67, a genomic segment contains:
- a CDS encoding threonine aldolase family protein, with protein MNELELRQRCHTVLPGHRQPTPAATFAAMAAWCDANAVAHDTYGEGALIEQFENKIASLLGFEAAVFCITGTMTQVTALRLACQDRGSRLVALHPTSHILRHERGNHELLDHFKGLILGDPHRPWTVDDLRAVPDALGAAQVELPMREIGGQCPSWDELNDIKRHCREHNIHLHMDGARLWEAQAGFDQSLPAICGGFDSVYVSLYKGIGGLGGAVLAGSRPFVERAREWFRRQGGNIVHRTPYVVAAAMQFDARMAAMPRYFARTQWLYALLRDFPAIAVNPAAPQANMLHLHLPVSRERAIAIRNQVAQDHGIWLFGRASHAALPGHSVVEWYVGDNLLDLPDDTVRLALTLLDQAMRIKA; from the coding sequence ACACCGTCCTGCCCGGCCACCGCCAGCCCACGCCAGCGGCCACCTTCGCCGCCATGGCCGCCTGGTGCGACGCCAACGCTGTTGCGCACGATACCTACGGCGAAGGCGCGCTGATCGAACAGTTCGAGAACAAGATCGCCAGCCTGCTCGGTTTCGAGGCGGCCGTATTCTGCATCACGGGCACGATGACGCAAGTGACGGCCCTGCGCCTGGCCTGCCAGGACCGCGGTTCGCGCCTGGTGGCGCTGCACCCGACTTCGCACATCCTGCGCCACGAGCGGGGCAATCATGAATTGCTCGACCACTTCAAGGGCTTGATACTGGGCGACCCGCACCGTCCGTGGACGGTGGACGACTTGCGCGCCGTGCCCGATGCGCTGGGCGCCGCGCAGGTCGAACTGCCAATGCGCGAGATCGGCGGCCAGTGCCCGTCATGGGATGAATTGAACGACATCAAGCGGCACTGCCGCGAACACAATATCCATCTGCACATGGATGGCGCGCGCCTGTGGGAAGCGCAAGCCGGTTTCGACCAGTCCCTGCCCGCCATCTGCGGCGGCTTTGACTCCGTCTATGTGTCGCTGTACAAGGGCATCGGCGGCCTCGGCGGCGCCGTGCTGGCGGGCAGCCGCCCCTTTGTCGAACGGGCGCGCGAATGGTTCCGCCGCCAGGGCGGCAACATCGTGCACCGCACGCCCTACGTGGTGGCCGCCGCCATGCAGTTCGACGCGCGCATGGCCGCCATGCCGCGCTATTTCGCGCGCACGCAGTGGCTGTACGCGCTGCTGCGCGACTTCCCGGCGATTGCCGTCAATCCCGCCGCCCCGCAAGCCAACATGCTGCACCTGCACTTGCCCGTCTCGCGCGAGCGGGCCATCGCCATCCGCAACCAGGTGGCGCAAGACCACGGCATCTGGCTGTTCGGCCGCGCCAGCCACGCCGCCCTGCCCGGGCACAGCGTGGTGGAGTGGTATGTGGGAGATAACTTGCTGGACCTGCCCGACGACACCGTGCGGCTGGCCTTGACCCTGCTGGACCAGGCCATGCGCATCAAAGCCTGA